The following coding sequences lie in one Euhalothece natronophila Z-M001 genomic window:
- a CDS encoding PRC-barrel domain-containing protein yields the protein MTSEFNRLRSEVINTQVITRNSGKRLGVVKEMLVDIDRREVVALGLRDNLISVAGMPRYMYLEDITQSGDVILVENEEVIEDVEIEALSALINCEVITEDGEMLGRVRDFQFNMEDGKVSSLIIASWGYPQIPDQVLSTYELPIEEIVSSGPNRIIVFEGAEERLTQLTVGILERLGIGRAPWEKDDDDLYYTPPTARPENQLGTGLPEREPEREERPPMREERRETREPIREPVYEEAWTEEEWEEPEPLPRREEESIRYQEAVLEEDNWGDEEASYEPEPLTSFEEEDDMEEDVWKDEDDSYVPPKVNLPEKEKSKEKEKEKEPEYEEFN from the coding sequence ATGACAAGTGAATTCAATCGTTTACGCTCTGAAGTTATTAATACCCAAGTTATCACCCGTAATAGTGGCAAGCGTCTCGGGGTGGTTAAAGAAATGTTAGTGGATATTGACCGCCGTGAGGTGGTCGCGCTAGGGTTACGCGATAACTTGATATCTGTGGCAGGTATGCCACGCTATATGTATTTAGAAGATATTACTCAAAGTGGTGATGTTATTCTCGTAGAAAATGAAGAAGTTATTGAGGATGTTGAAATTGAAGCCCTCAGCGCTTTGATCAATTGTGAGGTGATTACTGAAGACGGAGAAATGTTGGGGCGGGTGCGTGATTTTCAATTTAATATGGAGGATGGTAAAGTTTCCTCTTTAATTATTGCTTCTTGGGGATATCCACAAATTCCTGATCAGGTTCTGAGTACCTATGAACTTCCCATTGAAGAAATTGTTAGCAGTGGTCCCAATCGAATTATTGTGTTTGAGGGCGCAGAAGAACGTCTTACCCAACTGACTGTCGGAATTTTAGAAAGATTAGGCATTGGCAGAGCCCCCTGGGAAAAAGACGACGACGACTTATATTATACGCCTCCTACTGCGCGTCCCGAGAATCAGTTAGGAACGGGTTTACCTGAACGTGAACCAGAACGTGAAGAACGCCCCCCAATGCGAGAAGAACGCCGAGAAACTCGCGAACCTATTCGTGAGCCAGTTTATGAAGAAGCATGGACAGAGGAAGAGTGGGAAGAACCTGAACCTCTCCCTCGTCGTGAGGAAGAGTCTATTCGCTATCAAGAAGCTGTGCTAGAAGAGGATAACTGGGGAGATGAAGAGGCTTCTTATGAACCCGAACCTTTAACCTCTTTTGAAGAGGAGGATGATATGGAAGAAGACGTTTGGAAAGATGAGGACGATAGTTATGTTCCGCCAAAAGTCAATCTGCCTGAGAAGGAAAAAAGTAAAGAGAAGGAGAAGGAAAAAGAGCCTGAATATGAAGAGTTTAACTAA
- the moeB gene encoding molybdopterin-synthase adenylyltransferase MoeB, protein MLNPNLEEIELNKDEYERYSRHIILPEVGLEGQKRLKAASVACIGTGGLGSPLLLYLAAAGVGRIGIVDFDVVDSSNLQRQVIHGTAQVGKPKLESAKQRILDINPFCQVDLHNTRITSENALDILKPYDVVVDGTDNFPTRYLVNDACVLLGKPNVYGSIFRFEGQASVFNYQEGPNYRDVFPEPPPPGMVPSCAEGGVLGVLCGVIGSIQATETIKVILGMDTTLSGRLLLYNAQTMSFRELKLRRNPERPEIKELIDYEQFCGIPQMQEEETDVPEMTVQELKQLMDQGAKDYVLIDVRNPNEYEIAKIPGATLIPLPEIEEGNGVEKVKELMNGHRLIAHCKMGGRSAKALRMLKEAGIEGTNLKGGIRAWSQEVDSSVPEY, encoded by the coding sequence ATGCTTAATCCAAATCTAGAAGAAATCGAACTCAATAAAGACGAATACGAACGCTACTCCCGTCATATTATCCTGCCAGAAGTAGGATTAGAAGGGCAAAAGCGCCTCAAAGCTGCCAGCGTCGCTTGTATTGGCACTGGTGGACTTGGTTCTCCTCTCTTATTATACTTAGCCGCTGCTGGTGTGGGGCGTATTGGAATTGTCGATTTTGACGTGGTAGATAGTTCTAACCTGCAACGTCAAGTGATCCACGGAACAGCCCAAGTAGGAAAACCGAAACTAGAATCAGCCAAACAACGGATTCTTGACATTAATCCTTTTTGTCAAGTTGACCTTCATAATACTCGTATTACTTCCGAAAATGCCCTTGATATCCTGAAACCCTACGATGTGGTGGTAGATGGAACTGATAATTTCCCAACACGCTATCTGGTTAATGATGCTTGTGTCTTGTTAGGGAAACCCAATGTTTATGGATCAATTTTCCGTTTTGAAGGGCAAGCTAGCGTTTTTAATTATCAAGAAGGGCCCAACTATCGTGATGTCTTTCCTGAACCCCCGCCACCCGGAATGGTTCCCTCCTGCGCGGAAGGTGGCGTTTTAGGCGTTTTATGTGGTGTAATTGGATCAATTCAGGCTACAGAAACAATTAAAGTAATTCTGGGCATGGATACTACCCTCAGTGGGCGTTTATTGCTTTATAATGCTCAGACCATGAGCTTTCGGGAATTAAAACTGCGTCGTAACCCAGAACGTCCTGAAATTAAAGAACTGATTGACTATGAACAGTTCTGTGGCATTCCACAAATGCAGGAAGAAGAAACAGATGTTCCTGAAATGACAGTGCAGGAGTTAAAGCAACTCATGGATCAAGGGGCAAAGGATTATGTTCTCATTGATGTTCGTAACCCCAATGAATACGAAATTGCTAAAATTCCAGGGGCTACTTTAATTCCCCTTCCTGAAATTGAAGAAGGAAACGGTGTCGAAAAAGTTAAAGAGTTAATGAATGGTCATCGCCTAATTGCCCACTGCAAAATGGGGGGACGTTCAGCAAAAGCCCTACGAATGCTAAAAGAAGCGGGTATTGAAGGTACAAACTTGAAAGGGGGAATTCGCGCTTGGAGTCAAGAAGTTGATTCTTCTGTCCCCGAATATTAA